Sequence from the Nostoc sp. UHCC 0870 genome:
GTTGGGTTGGGTTGGGGTTGGGTTCAGTTTTGAGTTTTACCTGTGCTACCTGTGCTACCTGTGCTAGCTGCTTTCTGAACATCTACCAAGCCATCTACTAGTTCATCAATCCCCAAGGCTAACCTTGACATTTCAACGGAACACTCAACGGCATCCGTAGCGTTTTTCAGCATCGATCCAAACTTGCTTATAGGAATATCTTCACTATCTAAATCTTCAATAGCTTTAGTGATTTTAGCGAGTAGCATTGCCCCAACTTTATGAATATCGTCAGCAGACGTTTTCAACCGTTCTCTAAAAACTAAAACATCATCCATCCCGTCGGCAATTTGAGCCTTTAGTTGTGATTTTATTTCCTGCTCAAATGCAAGAACTTTCTCTTGAAAAATATCCTTCATTGATAGCCTATCAACCCAGTTCATACTTCGATCCAATTTCTCAGCAATTACCGGATGAGTGTTACCTTGTGCCTTAAGTAATGCTGCTTTTTCTTCCAGTGCGGTAAGTTCGTTTGTATTTCTTTTCATTAAAGTAATTTCAGTGATTTTAATAGAATCTTAACTAATACAATTGTGACATTTTAAAAAGCAAAATTAGGGAGTGCGATCGCTCCCCTTTATGACCTATGCAATATCAAAACCATTAGGCACAAGTTCAGATAGATTTATATCCTCTTTGATTTTGTCCTTAAGTATTACCCCTGGTTTACGGTTATCATAGGCTGTTAATTCGTGTTTAGCGTTGTGATCATCCAGACGGGTTTGATATTTTTCTAGAATCTTTTTAATAGTTGCTGGTTTACTCCCTGTGAGATGCTGAATTAGTGTTTGGTTGATGTGCCACTTTTGAGACTTTTCAGTACAACTGTTGTTATGTGTCTCCACTGCATAAATAGCTCGTTTAGTTAGCTCCTCAGCCCTTCCTGAATGAGTTGTGTATTTATCCCCTAAAAGCTCCTCTGTGGGGACTGCTGTTAGTTCTTCACCAACGAACTTAACTTTACCCATTACTGTTTTGCCGTAGACCTGACAAGCTTTTTGGATGAACTCAGCCAACGACATACCAGAATGAGCGATCGCATTTTCAACTACTTTTTGAGTATCCGCGTCTAACTCTAATTGGGAGATATTCATAGTTTCTAATGTTTGGGTAGGTGTTGTTTCTGTTTGTTCTGTTTTTTCTGTTTGTGCTGTTTCAATTTGAGATTCATGTGGCTTATTAAAACTAGCCTTGCGGTTAGCTCTAGCATCATCCCCTACAACATCCCAGCGTTCGATTGTGCTGGTTGCATACCAGAAAGCTAGATGCTCATATCTACCCCTTTCTTCCTTGGGCAATGGGCTGTACTTTCTTTCTTTAGAATCGCTGAAATAGTACCCAGGTTTTAAAGTATTTTGGTCTGGAAAGTGGGACTCAATTGGGCTAATAAAAGTAGTCCTCACCTTTTTGATAGTGTTTTCATTCGTAACCGCATCTCTAATTGGTTTCCAGTATTTAAGAGTTACTTCCCTGATTTTTAATTCATCTGTGATATTTTCTAATTCAATAGCAGTGATCGCCCCTAACCTTGCTGCCCAATCTAAATTGCTTTCTTTTTCTCGTCTCTCAATTTCGTTCATAATGTTTCTAACAACTAATTTTAAACCCTTATCCCTATACTAACCCTCTTGTTATCTATAGTCAAGACGGTATGTATAGGGATTTATTTAAATTCGAGTAATTGACCCTTCCTTTATCTCATACCGCTTGTAACTGTTGATTGTGGTTTCATCCCGGTCGATTAAAATCTTTTCGGCGTAATCAATGAAGTCAAAAGCATCTATCCCGGCATTGACTACACAGGCTCTAAAATAAGCGGCTCTAAACTTGTGGTAAGTGCGATCGCTCTCAGGGAAGATATCAAAATCTTTACAGTGTTGGTTTAATGTCTTTGAAAACCGTCTGTTTACCCGTTCTGGGTCTTCATCTGGCGAAAATCTTTTACCTTTATCACCCAGCCACTGCAAGCCAAAGCAGACTAAATCAGCACTAACCAAGGAAGGAATTTTAAAGGGGACTTCTCTAATAGGGATCGCTTTCTCGCCTAGTTTGACCCGTCGCGCTTTGCCCTTAAGTTGACCCTTAAAAATTACAGTGTAGTCATCAACTTTTTCAAAACTGGCAGATAAATGTACCTCACCCATACGGCGACCAGTGGACAAGGCGATCGCACAACTTACATCCATCCAGTTAGCAGCATTCCCATTTTTAATATCAGTCAAAATATTGTGGGCAAACTGAAGGGAGCTAGATAAGTCGATTTCAATTCTATTTTCTGGTTGCCTACGCTCCTGAACTTTCTCGCGATACTGTTCTGATTGTGTGGACTTATAAGAGGCAAACTGTTCTGATAGTGACTCACCAAAGTGAGTGATGATTGTGCATACAGGATTATAAAGTGCTGGGTCTTTAAGTGCTGTCTTAGCAGCAAGCTTAAGAGATTTTTTGATTGCGGTGATTTGTCTTAAACAAGTTCCATAAGTTTTTAAATGTTCTGGCTTATCGTCTGGGTAATTGATTTTTAATAGTCGCGCTTCAGTAATAGCTAAATTTTTCCAGCCCAGTAAATCACCAAACCCGGTTTTACGCTGATTAAGTTTGTATGGTGCGATCGCTTCAAACTGGGGAAGCAGATAAGCCACACGCTCATCAACATAACTATTTGATAACTCATCACTACCCTTAATTACTGCCATTTTTCAAACTCCTTATTTACCAATATCTACCATTATAAAGTAAACAAGGACTATACAACAGGTTTTATCTATAGATGAATACTCTTGTAACTGCATAAAGCTATAAGTTATCCCTATACAAAACCTCTTGTCATTACTATACAAAACGTTTAGTATAGGGATATAGAAAAGGGACGCGCCAACGTCCCACACTCCAAAAAGGATTTGATTACTATGAAAACCACACTAACAC
This genomic interval carries:
- a CDS encoding protelomerase family protein, with the protein product MAVIKGSDELSNSYVDERVAYLLPQFEAIAPYKLNQRKTGFGDLLGWKNLAITEARLLKINYPDDKPEHLKTYGTCLRQITAIKKSLKLAAKTALKDPALYNPVCTIITHFGESLSEQFASYKSTQSEQYREKVQERRQPENRIEIDLSSSLQFAHNILTDIKNGNAANWMDVSCAIALSTGRRMGEVHLSASFEKVDDYTVIFKGQLKGKARRVKLGEKAIPIREVPFKIPSLVSADLVCFGLQWLGDKGKRFSPDEDPERVNRRFSKTLNQHCKDFDIFPESDRTYHKFRAAYFRACVVNAGIDAFDFIDYAEKILIDRDETTINSYKRYEIKEGSITRI